Proteins encoded in a region of the Anabaena sp. PCC 7108 genome:
- a CDS encoding PIN domain-containing protein produces the protein MTFLCDTNIISKLVRPQPNPGVLTWVNNLSSINISVITLEEIHYALKSKPNIRIQNWFDNFIKNDCQILPITAEIAKLCGELRGQRSTKVKR, from the coding sequence ATGACTTTTTTGTGTGATACTAATATCATTAGCAAATTAGTGCGACCTCAGCCTAATCCTGGTGTTTTAACATGGGTAAATAACTTGTCTTCGATAAATATTAGTGTAATTACTTTGGAAGAAATACATTATGCTTTAAAATCAAAACCTAATATAAGAATTCAAAATTGGTTTGATAACTTTATTAAAAATGATTGCCAAATCTTACCTATTACGGCTGAGATTGCTAAACTTTGTGGTGAATTACGAGGTCAGAGGTCAACAAAGGTTAAGCGGTAA